The nucleotide sequence GGTACGTGACGGCGGTACCGAGTTGCGGATTGACATGCGGTTCTGGCATGCCAGCCCGATGCCGGGCGGTCTTCTACTCGGGGTGATCCTCGACGCTGGGTAGCCACGCCAGGATTTCGGCGCCGATCTGGGGGTGGAAGGCGCAGGTTATCGCGTGGTGTCCGGTATCGACGGGAACGAAGGCGGTCGGGCCGCCCAGGCTATCGGCAACCTCTTTGCCAAGGAACATGGGAACGAAAACGTCCTGCGTCGAGTGAACAACCAGGGCCGGACAGGCGACGGTGGATAGTTCAGCGATAAACGTCGGTCGTGTGGCCAGCGCGTCGGCGGCGGCCCGGTATTCACGCCAAGCGCTGCACCGCCACCGTTCCATCAACGCGTCTGCCGCATCAGGTGTTGGTGTGGCCATGGCCGCGGTTGGCCGGTAAATGTCTGGCAGCGGACCTTGTGTGCACCAGATTTCCATGGCTGCGGTTAGGGCCGCATTCTCTCCGTCCAATGCCGCTTCCGCGGTCGGTCCAATGAGCGCCAGGGCGCGTACCCGCTGCGGCGCAAGCAGCGCTGTACGCAAGGCAACTACCGCGCCTTGGCCCTCCGCTACGAAAATGAACCGGTCGACGCCGAGATAGTCCGCCAGGCCGATCACATCGCCGGCAACATCCACGTACGTGTAGGGCTGCCGGTCGTAGACGGTCTCTCCGTGCCCGCGCAGGTCGAAAGCAATCACGCGGTAGCCGGCGTCGACCAGCTTTGTTGTCACCGGCTCAAGCGAGATCAGATCCATGAGTGTCGCGTGAGTCGCAATCACCGGTGGACCGGCGCCGGCATCTGTGTAGTGGATCTTCTGCCCGTTGATCGTCGCTATCGGCACCGCGACACATTAACCCGGCGTAGCGTTCGAAGCCATGACGTGGCCGATTCCACCGGGGTGGTATCCGGACCCGTCGGGCGCGCCCGGGGCCCGGTACTGGAATGGGCTGGCTTGGACAGTTCACCGGGCCCCGCCCGCACTGCGGGTGCGCGCCGCCGCGACGCCCCGAACGCTCTCGTCCGCGTCGCGCCGCATGTCCGATCTCATAGC is from Mycobacterium marinum and encodes:
- a CDS encoding alpha/beta fold hydrolase: MPIATINGQKIHYTDAGAGPPVIATHATLMDLISLEPVTTKLVDAGYRVIAFDLRGHGETVYDRQPYTYVDVAGDVIGLADYLGVDRFIFVAEGQGAVVALRTALLAPQRVRALALIGPTAEAALDGENAALTAAMEIWCTQGPLPDIYRPTAAMATPTPDAADALMERWRCSAWREYRAAADALATRPTFIAELSTVACPALVVHSTQDVFVPMFLGKEVADSLGGPTAFVPVDTGHHAITCAFHPQIGAEILAWLPSVEDHPE